DNA from Sphingomonas psychrotolerans:
CGCGCGGCAGCTCGATCATCGTGCCGACCAGATATTCGATTCGACGCCCCTTCTCGGCGAACACCGCCTCGGCCGCCTTGTCGACGACGATCTTCATCAGCTCGAGCTCGCGGCGGGTGGCGACCAACGGGATCATCACTTCGGGGATCGGCGCCGCGCCCGACTTTTCGGCCACCTCGATCGCCGCCTCGAAGATCGCGCGCGCCTGCATCTCGTAGATCTCGGGATAGGTCACGCCGAGGCGGCAGCCGCGATGGCCGAGCATCGGATTGAACTCGTGCAGTTCCGCCGCGCGGCGGCGCAACAAGTCTACGCCGATGTTGGCAGCCTTGGCGACTTCCTCGAACTCAGCTTCCTCGTGGGGCAGGAATTCGTGGAGCGGCGGATCGAGCAGGCGGATCGTGCAGGGCAGCCCGGCCATCACTTCGAAGATCTCGACGAAATCGCTGCGCTGCTCGGGGAGCAATTTATCGAGCGCGGCGCGGCGCCCCTTCTCGTCCGAGGCGAGGATCATCTGGCGCACTGCAGTGATCCGCGACTGTTCGAAGAACATGTGCTCGGTGCGACACAGCCCGATCCCCTCGGCGCCGAACTCGCGCGCGGTACGGCAATCAAGCGGCGTCTCGGCATTGGCGCGCACCTTGAGCCGGCGCTTGGCATCGGCCCAAAGCATCAGCGTGCCGAAATCGCCCGACAGCTCGGGCTGGACCGTCGGGACCGCGCCGAACATCACTTCGCCGGTGGTGCCGTCGATCGTGATCGTGTCGCCTTCGCGCACTTCGCGGCCACCGACCCGAAACAGCTTCTCCTTGGCGACGATCCCCAGCGTGCCCGCACCCGAGACGCACGGACGCCCCATTCCGCGCGCAACCACCGCCGCATGGCTGGTCATCCCGCCGCGCGCGGTGAGGATGCCTCTGGCGGCGTGCATGCCGTGAATGTCCTCGGGCGAAGTCTCGACGCGGACGAGGATCACGGAGTCGCCCGCGGCGGCGCGCTTCTCGGCGGTGTCGCTGTCGAACACCGCATAGCCCGATGCGGCGCCGGGTGACGCCGGCAAACCCTTGGTCAACACGTCGCGCACTGCCTTGGGGTCGAGCGTCGGGTGGAGTAACTGGTCGAGCGCCATCGGATCGACGCGCAGGATTGCCTCTTCCTGCGTGATCAGCCCTTCGTTCGCCATGTCGACTGCGATCTTGAGCGCGGCCTTGGCGGTGCGCTTTCCCGAGCGGGTCTGGAGCATCCAGAGCTTGCCGCGCTCGACGGTGAACTCGATGTCCTGCATGTCGCGATAATGCGTCTCGAGCGTCTCGAAGACCGTAGCGAGCTGGGCGTAGACCTCGGGCATCGCCTCTTCCATCGACAGCGGCTTGGCCCCTGCCGCCTCGCGCGCCGCCCGCGTCAAATATTGCGGGGTGCGGATGCCGGCGACGACGTCCTCGCCCTGCGCGTTGATCAGGAATTCGCCATAATAGGCGTTGTCGCCCTTGGCGGGATCGCGCGTGAAGGCGACGCCGGTGGCCGACGTCTCGCCCATATTGCCGAACACCATCGCCTGGACGTTGACCGCGGTGCCCCAGTCGCCGGGAATGTCGTTGAGGCGGCGATAGACCTTGGCGCGCTCGGACTGCCACGATCCGAACACCGCGCCGATCGCGCCCCAGAGCTGATCGTGGACGTCCTGCGGGAAGGGCTTGCCCCAAAGCTCCTCGACGATCGCCTTGTATTCGGCGACGAGCTTCTGCCAATGCGCGGCGGTCAGCTCGGTATCGAGGCTGAAGCCATTATCTTCCTTGGCAATCTCGAGCGCTTCCTCGAAGCGATCGTGATCAAGCCCGAGGACGACGTCCGAATACATCTGGATGAAGCGGCGATAGCTGTCCCACGCGAAGCGATCGTCGCCGCTGATCTGCGCGAGCCCGACGACGGTGGCATCGTTCAGCCCGAGGTTCAGCACCGTGTCCATCATGCCGGGCATCGACACGCGCGCGCCCGAGCGGACCGAAACGAGGAGCGGATCGGCGGGGTCGCCGAATTTCTTGCCCGTCACTGCCTCGATATGGACGATGCCGGTGGCGACTTCGGCCTTGAGGCTGTCGGGGAAGCTTTCGCCTTCGTCGTAATAGAGCGCGCAGACCGGGGTGCTGATCGTGAAGCCGGGAGGGACCGGCAGGCCGATCGCGGCCATGCCGTCGAGATTGGCGCCCTTCCCCCGAGCAGATTCTTGTCGCCTTGACCGCCGTCCGAAACCCCGCCGCCGAAGCGGTACACGTACTGCGTCATCCCTGGTCCTTCTGCTGGAGGCACTGCCCCAGGATGGAAGGCGCCTACCGCGGCTGCGAACAAGGCGGAAGCTCTGATTGCGTTGTCAGGTGCCCCGCCCGCGCCGGACGGCCAAAGGCTGGGAAAGGTTAGGCGAAATCGTCCGTTTCGGGTGCGCAATAAGTCAGATAAATCAGCCTTCGATCTTCGAAAGAATCCGCAACTTTGTGCGTCGCAACACGAACCGGCGCGCAGGCGAGTCCGGTATCGAACGACGGCAGCGGTTCTGCCCCTATCTGCGCTCGAGCGCAGCGCGTCCGAGCGATCCCAGCAGCAACAGATCGGGCATGTTTCCGGCCAGCCGGACGCGGACCGCCTTGCTGAGCATCTTGCGCTCCTGCTCGACCGACTCCACCCGCGCCCAGGGAATGAAGATCATCGGATGGAAGGGGCGAAACGGCAGGAAAGGCCGCAGCCAGAACCCGCTTTGCGCGAACCAGCCGTCGATGCTCGATCCATAATTGGGCGACATCAGCTTGCCGCCGATGCTCAGACTGCCGAAGCGGACGCGCCGGGCGGACGGCGGCGCATCCGAGGTCGCCGGATAGGCCGCGGCGATCTCGCGCCAGCCCTGCCGCGCGATGAAGCCGATGACCGCGATCCAGAAGAACGGAAAGGCGAAAAGGAACAACAGGATGAAGATCGCCGGATGGATCATCTCATGCCCTCCTGCCGGCGTCATCCGTCGATCCGCGAGAAGTCCGCAACCTTGTGTACCGCGGCACGAACCCGGGCGAGCAGGCCGAGCCGGGCGATGCGCTTGTCGGGATCGGGATCGTTCACCGTCACCTGTTCGAAGAACGCGTCGATCGGCCCGCGCAACGTGGCGAGCGCGGCCATCGCGGCTTCGAAATCCTCCGCTGCGATCGCCGCCTCGGCGCGGGGTTCGGCGGCGTCGAGCGCCTCGATCAGATCGGATTCGGCGGGCGCGGCCTCGTAGATATTGCCGCCGACATCGACATCAGTGCCGTCGAAACCCTCTTTCTTGAGGATGTTCGCGGCGCGCTTGTAGCCGGCGAGGAGGTTGGCGCCGTCCCCGGTGGTAACGAACGCCTGCAGCGCGTGGACGCGGGCGAGCAGGCGGACGAGATCGTCCTCACCGCCGAGCGCGAACACCGCGTCGATCAGGTCGTGGCGTACGCCGGCTTCGCGCTGCTGGACCTTGAGGCGGTCGACAATGAAATCAATGATCTGATTGGCAACTGCCAACAGATTCTGATTATCACTCTCCGCAGCTTGCAGCCTATTTCCACGCTCCTCAAAACCGTGCCCGTAAATTCGTTCGAAGATTACGAATGCATCGGTAGCCGGACCGAGAATGGGCAAGTTCGTGCAGGCTTTTCGCAACGAACCCCGAAGCCCGTTTTCGACAATGATAGAAATGATCCCGAGTGCGGCTCGCCTAAGCGCGAAAGGATCACGCGAGCCCGTAGGCCGTTCATCAATGCCGAAAAAAGCCGCTAGCGTATCCAGCTTATCCGCAAGCGACACCGCCACAGTGACTGGAGCAGTTGGAATCTCGTCCCCCTGCCCGACCGGCTTGTAATGGTCGCGGATCGCCTCAGCGACCGTCGCTGACTCACCCTGCGCAGCGGCGTAGTAACCGCCCATCAGGCCCTGCAGTTCGGGAAACTCGCCGACCATGCCGGTGACTAGATCTGATTTGGACCAGCTCGCAGCCTTGAACGTGTCGTTGTAAAGCGTGGTTTTCGCCTGCGGGCTCTGATCTTGTGCTCGCACGACCTCCACGTCGACAAGCCAGCGAGCGAACTTCGAGATACGCTCGACCTTGTCCGCCACCGTCCCTAGCTTCTCGTGGAAAACGATCTTTTCCAGCTTGGGCCGGAGGTCGTCGAGCTTCGTCTTGAGATCGGTGTCGTAGAAGAAGCGCGCGTCGCTCAGCCGTGCGGCGAGGACCTTCTGGTTGCCCTCGACGATCCGCGCGCCGCCGTCGCTCGCGTCGATGTTCGCGGTACAGACGAAGGCGTTGGCGAGT
Protein-coding regions in this window:
- the glyS gene encoding glycine--tRNA ligase subunit beta yields the protein MQEKARTDLAALFDARLKALNLAFDSIESFATPRRLALIVRGVAETTTAATEERKGPRADAPDAAIQGFLRSTGLTRDQLVARDDGKGGQVLFAVIERPGIVAGSVLASATTHAIHNFAWPKSMRWGDASVSTESLRWVRPLQGIVALLGDKLVPIEVAGLKSGAQTVGHRFHHPGVITIGSANDYVEKLRACHVIVDGAERRAIIAVGAKLAARKAGLELVEDEGLLFENAGLTEWPVPLLGRFDADFLSVPPEVIQLTARVNQKYFVCRDGEGKLANAFVCTANIDASDGGARIVEGNQKVLAARLSDARFFYDTDLKTKLDDLRPKLEKIVFHEKLGTVADKVERISKFARWLVDVEVVRAQDQSPQAKTTLYNDTFKAASWSKSDLVTGMVGEFPELQGLMGGYYAAAQGESATVAEAIRDHYKPVGQGDEIPTAPVTVAVSLADKLDTLAAFFGIDERPTGSRDPFALRRAALGIISIIVENGLRGSLRKACTNLPILGPATDAFVIFERIYGHGFEERGNRLQAAESDNQNLLAVANQIIDFIVDRLKVQQREAGVRHDLIDAVFALGGEDDLVRLLARVHALQAFVTTGDGANLLAGYKRAANILKKEGFDGTDVDVGGNIYEAAPAESDLIEALDAAEPRAEAAIAAEDFEAAMAALATLRGPIDAFFEQVTVNDPDPDKRIARLGLLARVRAAVHKVADFSRIDG